In the genome of Mugil cephalus isolate CIBA_MC_2020 chromosome 21, CIBA_Mcephalus_1.1, whole genome shotgun sequence, one region contains:
- the LOC124998608 gene encoding echinoderm microtubule-associated protein-like 1 isoform X3 → MERESVCPTGARGDDRSSAASGLDVADRLTYLEQRMQMQEDEIQLLKMALADVLKRLNISEEHQAAAAGAAGGRRTSGTKGRPVSLALPSRPPMVTSSSASLKKSSTLPSSSVARNYSPTPPRSGVKSPLGSVKDSPCKTTKTRPISAASSCKKPQDGGKSKEAAVSVGSRRVTHCKVTMQIYLSPLTRKTGSSEAAKSMSAVPAKSGPVAAPSQPRAKGSSKPETRKTSPTFTLNLQKTSTSHNAQQDTSSYSYSPIKSPSQYFQICY, encoded by the exons ATGGAGAGAGAGTCGGTCTGTCCGACCGGAGCCAGGGGAG ATGACCGGAGCTCAGCGGCGAGTGGATTGGATGTCGCCGACCGGCTCACTTATCTCGAACAGAGGATGCAGATGCAGGAAGATGAGATCCAGCTGCTGAAGATGGCTCTGGCCGACGTCCTCAAGAGGCTCAACATCTCCGAGGAGCAccaggcagctgctgcaggcgCTGCTGGAGGCAGGCGGACGTCGGGGACCAAAG GCAGGCCAGTGTCCCTGGCTCTGCCCTCCAGACCGCCCATGGTGACCTCCAGCTCTGCTTCTCTGAAGAAGAGCTCCACGCTGCCCTCCAGCTCCGTAGCCAGGAACTACAGCCCAACACCACCCCGAag cgGTGTAAAGAGCCCTCTGGGTAGTGTGAAAGACAGTCCATGCAAGACCACTAAGACACGGCCCATCTCTGCAGCCTCGAGCTGCAAGAAACCTCAGGACGG CGGCAAGTCCAAGGAGGCTGCAGTAAGTGTAG ggTCAAGGCGCGTGACGCACTGCAAAG TGACTATGCAGATCTATCTGAGCCCCCTCACAAGAAAGACTGGGTCTTCTGAGGCCGCCAAGTCCATGTCCGCGGTCCCCGCCAAGAGCGGCCCCGTGGCCGCGCCGAGCCAGCCCCGGGCGAAGGGGAGCAGCAAGCCAGAGACGAGGAAAACGAGCCCGACCTTCACGCTGAACCTCCAGAAAACCTCAACCAGCCACAATGCGCAGCAGGACACGtccagctacagctacagcccCATCAAGTCCCCCAGCCAGTACTTTCAGATTTGCTACTGA
- the LOC124998608 gene encoding echinoderm microtubule-associated protein-like 1 isoform X1: protein MERESVCPTGARGGKSNERLCSQEERKRKKTSGVVVEGPAGQQRNPDYSSTSSFPHDDRSSAASGLDVADRLTYLEQRMQMQEDEIQLLKMALADVLKRLNISEEHQAAAAGAAGGRRTSGTKGRPVSLALPSRPPMVTSSSASLKKSSTLPSSSVARNYSPTPPRSGVKSPLGSVKDSPCKTTKTRPISAASSCKKPQDGGKSKEAAVSVGSRRVTHCKVTMQIYLSPLTRKTGSSEAAKSMSAVPAKSGPVAAPSQPRAKGSSKPETRKTSPTFTLNLQKTSTSHNAQQDTSSYSYSPIKSPSQYFQICY from the exons ATGGAGAGAGAGTCGGTCTGTCCGACCGGAGCCAGGGGAGGTAAGAGTAATGAAAGGCTTTGCTcacaagaggagaggaagaggaagaagacgtcTGGGGTGGTGGTAGAAGGCCCAGCTGGCCAGCAGAGAAACCCTGATTATTCATCAACTTCCAGTTTCCCCCACG ATGACCGGAGCTCAGCGGCGAGTGGATTGGATGTCGCCGACCGGCTCACTTATCTCGAACAGAGGATGCAGATGCAGGAAGATGAGATCCAGCTGCTGAAGATGGCTCTGGCCGACGTCCTCAAGAGGCTCAACATCTCCGAGGAGCAccaggcagctgctgcaggcgCTGCTGGAGGCAGGCGGACGTCGGGGACCAAAG GCAGGCCAGTGTCCCTGGCTCTGCCCTCCAGACCGCCCATGGTGACCTCCAGCTCTGCTTCTCTGAAGAAGAGCTCCACGCTGCCCTCCAGCTCCGTAGCCAGGAACTACAGCCCAACACCACCCCGAag cgGTGTAAAGAGCCCTCTGGGTAGTGTGAAAGACAGTCCATGCAAGACCACTAAGACACGGCCCATCTCTGCAGCCTCGAGCTGCAAGAAACCTCAGGACGG CGGCAAGTCCAAGGAGGCTGCAGTAAGTGTAG ggTCAAGGCGCGTGACGCACTGCAAAG TGACTATGCAGATCTATCTGAGCCCCCTCACAAGAAAGACTGGGTCTTCTGAGGCCGCCAAGTCCATGTCCGCGGTCCCCGCCAAGAGCGGCCCCGTGGCCGCGCCGAGCCAGCCCCGGGCGAAGGGGAGCAGCAAGCCAGAGACGAGGAAAACGAGCCCGACCTTCACGCTGAACCTCCAGAAAACCTCAACCAGCCACAATGCGCAGCAGGACACGtccagctacagctacagcccCATCAAGTCCCCCAGCCAGTACTTTCAGATTTGCTACTGA
- the LOC124998608 gene encoding echinoderm microtubule-associated protein-like 4 isoform X2, with protein sequence MAAGTEDGDEHMEELVDHGLGMEETAHDLLRRPSLKQNYRGDCLLATDTDFMTDDRSSAASGLDVADRLTYLEQRMQMQEDEIQLLKMALADVLKRLNISEEHQAAAAGAAGGRRTSGTKGRPVSLALPSRPPMVTSSSASLKKSSTLPSSSVARNYSPTPPRSGVKSPLGSVKDSPCKTTKTRPISAASSCKKPQDGGKSKEAAVSVGSRRVTHCKVTMQIYLSPLTRKTGSSEAAKSMSAVPAKSGPVAAPSQPRAKGSSKPETRKTSPTFTLNLQKTSTSHNAQQDTSSYSYSPIKSPSQYFQICY encoded by the exons ATGGCAGCGGGCACAGAGGACGGAGACGAGCacatggaggagctggtggaccACGGTCTGGGGATGGAGGAGACGGCCCACGACCTGCTGAGGAGACCCTCGCTGAAGCAGAACTACCGCGGCGACTGCCTGCTTGCCACAGACACTGACTTCATGACAG ATGACCGGAGCTCAGCGGCGAGTGGATTGGATGTCGCCGACCGGCTCACTTATCTCGAACAGAGGATGCAGATGCAGGAAGATGAGATCCAGCTGCTGAAGATGGCTCTGGCCGACGTCCTCAAGAGGCTCAACATCTCCGAGGAGCAccaggcagctgctgcaggcgCTGCTGGAGGCAGGCGGACGTCGGGGACCAAAG GCAGGCCAGTGTCCCTGGCTCTGCCCTCCAGACCGCCCATGGTGACCTCCAGCTCTGCTTCTCTGAAGAAGAGCTCCACGCTGCCCTCCAGCTCCGTAGCCAGGAACTACAGCCCAACACCACCCCGAag cgGTGTAAAGAGCCCTCTGGGTAGTGTGAAAGACAGTCCATGCAAGACCACTAAGACACGGCCCATCTCTGCAGCCTCGAGCTGCAAGAAACCTCAGGACGG CGGCAAGTCCAAGGAGGCTGCAGTAAGTGTAG ggTCAAGGCGCGTGACGCACTGCAAAG TGACTATGCAGATCTATCTGAGCCCCCTCACAAGAAAGACTGGGTCTTCTGAGGCCGCCAAGTCCATGTCCGCGGTCCCCGCCAAGAGCGGCCCCGTGGCCGCGCCGAGCCAGCCCCGGGCGAAGGGGAGCAGCAAGCCAGAGACGAGGAAAACGAGCCCGACCTTCACGCTGAACCTCCAGAAAACCTCAACCAGCCACAATGCGCAGCAGGACACGtccagctacagctacagcccCATCAAGTCCCCCAGCCAGTACTTTCAGATTTGCTACTGA
- the LOC124999252 gene encoding bromo adjacent homology domain-containing 1 protein-like — translation MTHARQKGSLRQSHSSSEWLGDSRLWPHGGAMGGAWTERTLRFGRTKKINEIVKQGKDVSKKMNGKKGKAERLDQKRKLDRRRDKKRDRKLYPLRGRAGSSDGDGLSCHVLLTRLEESIREKESSKERERKDGRKQLLLKSKSKKGRNGERKEEKKSLPKTKLKSSCSSYGECIGLGVLQPRKRRLASLNAEAVNSLLLVRATDPQPAAKQAKRQEEPANEGASLDAVPSRSVVLGGPKTSRGSVSKVSAPHELELCQSSKAVKKAKVNRGDESVGMSLECLHAPTPRRLAGLNAAALLKLTSTSATSKQRVKATPTATITSDSKAPAAVSTPKLHTRVKIHHKGRAEKQKGKKVPPVHSGCAACKKKADFEPKVEWETGSCTHRLTKPGYQSRSMLAYPLKQVKEEQLETELSPYYCCPPEGSVEYCHRLAFFLGQQPYGESDDQSLNSAMTPVKRECLVTSPSLTHSHPHTALTLSPHPCLCTAEHCFSSYYVHIAHPTHTGTTSATLASRPLNFSSSGLCPSRMTGSKLLGQQVSHPSGIGHPAFCNSVTSPCYGETCGIGGYTYRAMPPVTNRGCSFSTGCTGCTHSIKTEGYSSPQGDHSPSLLVPPTLPISSCPLSSVPTSTQTKPHLLTPLSGRDQPQPRLKLAKECPQSAKASNGSLSTGRARLVTKQPPPMPGLSTTKQKRVSRRRATNGWRPVGLPTEREVFIAGEDETALRQCYEGVERDGEVICVRDTVLLRSGPRKKSLPYVAKISALWEDPKTGELMMSLFWYYRPEHTQGGRDPSTHCENEIFASRHQDENSVACIEDRCYVLPLAQYCRFCALVKRRAEGTPPGSASMVPCRPDFAPPSHRCVPTDVDPELVYLCRHVYDFRYGRILKNLQ, via the exons ATGACTCACGCAAGGCAGAAAGGTTCCCTGAGGCAGAGCCACAGCAGTTCCGAGTGGCTGGGCGACAGCCGTCTTTGGCCACATGGTGGCGCCATGGGCGGTGCCTGGACTGAGCGCACGTTACGTTTCGGCAGGACCAAGAAGATAAATGAGATCGTCAAACAAGGGAAAGACGTCTCCAAGAAGATGAACGGCAAGAAAGGGAAAGCGGAAAGACTGGATCagaagaggaaactggacaGAAGGCGTGACAAGAAGCGGGACAGAAAGCTGTATCCTTTGCGGGGGAGGGCCGGGAGTTCAGATGGCGACGGGCTCAGCTGTCACGTCCTCCTTACCCGACTGGAGGAAAGCATTCGAGAAAAGGAGAGTTCTAAGGAAAGGGAACGAAAAGACGGCCGCAAGCAGTTACTGCTcaaatccaaatccaaaaaaGGGAGAAACggtgaaagaaaggaggaaaagaagtcATTACCAaaaaccaaattaaaatcaAGCTGCTCAAGTTATGGCGAGTGTATTGGTTTGGGAGTCCTGCAGCCACGCAAGCGTAGGCTGGCCTCTCTCAATGCCGAGGCAGTAAACAGTCTCCTACTTGTGAGAGCCACTGATCCCCAGCCTGCAGCCAAACAGGCTAAGAGGCAGGAGGAACCCGCGAACGAAGGGGCGTCTCTGGATGCGGTTCCATCCAGAAGTGTCGTCCTCGGAGGTCCAAAGACTTCGCGAGGTAGCGTCAGTAAAGTCTCCGCGCCTCACGAACTTGAACTGTGCCAAAGCTCTAAGGCGGTCAAGAAGGCCAAAGTTAACAGAGGTGACGAGAGTGTGGGGATGAGTCTGGAATGTCTGCATGCCCCCACGCCCAGACGACTGGCTGGACTCAATGCCGCAGCCCTGCTGAAGCTAACCAGTACCTCTGCCACCAGTAAACAGAGAGTGAAGGCTACACCCACGGCCACTATCACATCAGACTCTAAGGCTCCTGCTGCGGTTTCAACCCCAAAGCTGCACACCAGGGTCAAAATCCACCACAAGGGACGCGCGGAGAAGCAGAAGGGGAAAAAGGTCCCTCCCGTGCACAGCGGCTGTGCAGCCTGCAAGAAGAAGGCGGACTTTGAGCCCAAGGTTGAGTGGGAGACGGGCAGCTGCACCCATCGACTGACCAAGCCAGGCTACCAGTCGCGCAGCATGCTAGCGTACCCGCTGAAACAAGTGAAGGAAGAGCAGCTGGAGACCGAACTGAGCCCATACTACTGCTGTCCTCCAGAGGGGTCAGTGGAATACTGCCACCGGCTGGCCTTCTTCCTAGGCCAGCAGCCCTACGGAGAATCGGATGATCAGTCTCTGAACTCAGCTATGACCCCCGTTAAGCGCGAGTGCCTAGTAACCTCACCGTCCCTGACGCACTCCCACCCGCACACGGCCCTCACCCTCAGCCCTCACCCCTGCCTCTGCACTGCAGAACACTGCTTCTCCAGCTACTACGTCCACATCGCTCACCcaacacacactggaacaacTTCAGCTACCCTGGCCTCGCGACCTCTGAacttttcctcctctggtttGTGCCCTAGTCGTATGACTGGTTCCAAGCTGCTGGGCCAGCAGGTGTCCCACCCTTCTGGGATAGGCCACCCCGCCTTCTGCAACTCCGTGACTTCGCCCTGTTATGGTGAAACCTGTGGGATTGGTGGCTACACCTACAGGGCCATGCCTCCCGTCACTAACAGGGGTTGTTCTTTCAGCACAGGATGCACTGGATGCACCCACAGCATCAAAACAG AGGGTTACTCCTCACCTCAGGGTGATCACAGCCCCTCCCTTCTGGTTCCCCCCACCCTGCCCATCTCCAGCTGCCCTCTGTCCAGCGTGCCCACCTCCACCCAGACCAAACCCCACCTGCTGACCCCGCTGTCTGGGCGAGACCAGCCCCAGCCCAGGTTAAAGCTAGCCAAGGAGTGCCCGCAGAGCGCCAAGGCCTCCAACGGCTCCCTGTCCACGGGCCGCGCTCGGCTGGTGACGAAGCAGCCACCTCCCATGCCGGGCCTCAGCACCACCAAACAAAAGAGAGTGAGCCGGAGACGTGCCACCAATGGCTGGCGGCCCGTTGGCTTGCCCACAGAGCGGGAGGTCTTCATCGCG ggaGAGGATGAGACTGCCCTGCGGCAGTGTTACGAAGGAGTCGAGAGAGACGGTGAAGTGATATGTGTCAGAGACACGGTGCTGCTACGATCAGGCCCCAGGAAGAAATCGCTCCCATATGTTGCCAAGATATCAGCGCTGTGGGAGGATCCCAAAACAG GAGAGCTAATGATGAGTCTCTTCTGGTACTACCGACCTGAGCACACGCAGGGAGGACGGGATCCCAGCACACACTGTGAG AATGAGATTTTCGCTTCTCGGCATCAGGATGAGAATAGTGTGGCCTGCATTGAAGACAGATGCTATGTTCTCCCTCTAGCCCAGTACTGTAG ATTTTGTGCCTTGGTGAAGAGGCGTGCTGAAGGCACTCCACCTGGCAGTGCCAGCATGGTGCCCTGCCGCCCCGACTTCGCCCCCCCTTCCCACCGCTGTGTGCCCACAGACGTCGACCCCGAGTTGGTGTATCTCTGCCGGCACGTCTACGATTTCCGTTACGGACGCATCTTGAAGAACCTGCAGTAG